A window from Salvia miltiorrhiza cultivar Shanhuang (shh) chromosome 2, IMPLAD_Smil_shh, whole genome shotgun sequence encodes these proteins:
- the LOC131010024 gene encoding uncharacterized protein LOC131010024 translates to MGPKTSTTISSLEPTSNQNRLPRIGRGLTEVVIDGGVGGIVSEGGTSRGVCSGGWRASGGSGGGVDSGSGENDHVARVCPTGGGGGRYSGGGVGSIGSEGGTFEGGGEEDGDQHTSGAVAGGNLLVAGKFASKEDCRL, encoded by the coding sequence ATGGGTCCAAAAACATCGACCACAATCTCGTCCTTAGAACCGACGAGTAACCAAAATCGGCTGCCAAGAATTGGCAGAGGACTCACCGAAGTAGTTATCGATGGTGGTGTTGGTGGTATTGTGAGTGAAGGCGGTACATCAAGGGGTGTCTGCAGTGGAGGTTGGAGAGCTAGCGGTGGCAGCGGCGGTGGTGTTGACAGCGGCAGCGGTGAGAACGACCATGTGGCAAGGGTGTGCCCGACCGGAGGTGGCGGTGGCCGGTACAGCGGCGGTGGTGTTGGCAGTATTGGAAGTGAAGGCGGCACGTTTGAGGGTGGTGGCGAAGAGGATGGAGACCAACACACATCTGGAGCAGTAGCCGGAGGGAACTTGTTGGTGGCCGGAAAATTTGCCTCGAAGGAGGATTGCAGGCTGTAG